Genomic segment of Ananas comosus cultivar F153 unplaced genomic scaffold, ASM154086v1, whole genome shotgun sequence:
gcctatagcctctaagataacaaaatccacttaagcccctcaaaaactcaaatttgcatcagcccggtctgggcagttttcgcccagagggaccggtctccccgacctgggaccggtctctcagtctgctcccgaaaatccaacgttcgggaaccggtctctccctgcgcgggaccggtctctccccgcgcaaacgcgctcgggaaccggtctcgactgccagggaccggttgccttgccGGCTGCgtagcactgttcactgggggaccagtctctcccatcagggaccggtccccgagagtaaaaactctcaggactctgccaaaactctcgagatcgaacttttaggccggtataccatcgatggccctccaccaagtgtggaaaagttcggaatacacatcgaacatttgaacctcgcaatttgcaaaggtccagtgtgctacagtaaGCCACTGAGAAAGTAACTCCATGAGGGCGCAAACCAATGATAGACATCAAGAAGAATAGGAGTGAGGGGTCCTCCTTTGAAAAGAAATGTGTTAGAAACAGGAGACCAAAAACAGAGAGCCACAGCAAAAAGAAAGTTATCGGCTATAGGATTCTTCCGAGATAATTGTATCGCCTCATAAATACCAACTTCCCGCCAAAAGTCACTATAGACAGCTTCTACCCGATCTAACCAAGCAAGGTAGGCATCTGAAACACTTGGCCAGGTTCGGAGACTTCTTCCTGTCTAAGCTGATGGATATCAGGAATGAAGataaatggatttggccatCAATGGAAGACTGTCACTAGAGTATGGGAAACCATCGAGGTTCGGTTCATCAGTAAAAGAGGGACCTAAGATGAACCGAGAAGGGTCCGATAGGACAAACTGTTTAAGTATGGTATAATCCaatgacgaagaagaaggaagtgGCGGAAGTGGCACCATCGCTAAAACGAAGAAAAAAGGTGAAGAAAAACCCTAAGGATCGAAAATGGGAAGGAAGTAGAGAAGACTAAGACAGAtcgaaaaaaagagaagcaaaagcgGAGAAGACGAGGAAATGAAaagagaagacgaagaagatgaagcttgGCGAAAAAGAAAGGAGTCGTCGCGTTGAATCGGAATCCGAGGCTGGCTATAATGGCTGGCTATAATGATGAAGAAATGGCggcaattaagatgacctaattaatacTGCATATAAGACAAGAAGGACTGGCGAGATCGTGGCCGTAGAAAAGGAAAGAACGGCTAAAAAGGAGTCGTACGAAGAATTTTAAACTGACTGTATCGAAAAACGCGCCTCTGATTACGCCAGCTATCGAACCATCCGTTCGGAAGTTGTCGAGGGAGCAATTGTTGGGCCAATAATTTGCGGCCAAGTGGTACACTAGTGCTCCACTCAACCCTAATCTTTTAGAAGCTAGGATTAAAAAGGATTTTGATGTGCACCGAGAGCATCAACAAGAATATTGAGTAACCGCCAGGTATAACTGAGGGAAGTTACAGTAACTGCAAGTGGTTATAAGCGGTTCCGATCCGCTGGAAGTTGCCCGAAAAAATAGGAGTAGTGGCTGATCATGGATGGGGAATAACGGATCAGCAGGgacgatctataaataggcaaataacgCCCGTCTTTTCCCCGagaacaaaagaccacctttatttcctCTACAATTTCTTCGCATTTTCTAGAAGTAGactacttgtaatcttttactcTCTCGCATTTACTGTTTTCTTAGGAATAGATTTAAggtagatcaaccgagtctgtatgccctcagGCACACTCGTTTCTTGTACTAGTTCTACGAgttaattctaatatatataaaggcattcggctcctcAGCCGACCCAAAGTACAGTGTattccgtacattcggctcatccagccgaaccgaatctATAGTGAAAGTCtttgaactcggctgatccgatccctcatcagccgaatcgcttgctCCAGTCGAAGGGCGAAAACTTCGAGAGTCACTAATCATAGGCGTTCCGTATCCCTACACGTTCCCTGAGAAAGATCTTTGACCTAGTCAAAGATAAGAGAATTCGGCTCctaacagagagagagagagaaaaagagagttaaACACCTACGCTATATATTAGAAACATAGAAGTATTTATTCTTGTGACTTTTTTAACTATCGATTCACCTCAAGATTCATGCAACGCTATTAACAGTATCTCCTATTAAGTCTCTTTTACTAGTACTGCACTTAAAGATAGGTAAACAAAAAGAATATGCATttaaaattagggtttttagggataggtaaataaaaaaaatatacatttaaCGGGTACCTACCAATTTtatgcataatttttttataaaaaaaataatactcaTACATGTAAATTTTAGGATAACTTGCGAATACCTGTAAAGATGGGTAGAGATTGTCAAGTCTACCCTTAACTACGAGAATATCCATGTTATTATAATACTCATACTAGTTGGGAATCTATGATGATTCCTACAACTTCCTAATTTGTGTTGCACGGTTTCTATTTGAATAACTTGAATAGAAAATAGGAGATTTTTCATAATATTACAAATCGTGAACCGAATGACCCCAAAAAGTTTATTGAATTACTAGAGTGCGTTTAATTAACATTTTTGTATTAAACACTTTAAAAGCTATTGTAGTAGTGAAAACTatctaatcaaataaaaaaaaaattcactaccaaaaaaaaaaaaatagtcattAGTGACTTTTATTTTCGCTGCTAAAAGATCAACGAATGTCGCTAAAAATTTAACAGGATATGACACCAAATACTGTCTATACCAATAttgctaaaagtattagcagtattataaatactatatttataatgaaTACCGTCAATATGAATCAATAAGCTAATTTTAAGTTGTTTATTATTGGCGCATGAATATAATGccgctaatacaaatacctTATTTTGGagactcaaattttattattttaaatttaaatttaaacttttttgagagaaatgtagcattctatcttagctggaaatgtgaataactaggattcgaacttgagacctcgggtaccaaccagtaatccctttgccacttgtactAAGGACAATCgattacatatatttaaattttttaaatttaaattttaagctttaaaatttttaatatttaaatttaaattttaaatttagatattaaatttaaatttttaattttgaaatatcaaattttaagtttcaaattttataatttaaattttaaaatgtaatatttatgataaaattaaaattttaaaaatttaaattaattaaaaattttaaattttaaattaattaaaattttaaaattttaacttttaaattttaatttatattttttagatttttaaaatttaaattctaaattttaaactttaacttcaaaattttaaattataagtataaaatgagatatgttaataattatatattgattattGACGGCATTATGCTACTCTGTTatatttagtattattttttataaaatactgaAAACTTTAGTAGAATTCACTAATTTACGTTattaatttatcctattttacaatattaatagtaaattgctaataaattattaaatttagtagcaattatcaagtaatgctgttaaatatattaagcagtatgatttaaataaaagttaggGAGTAAATGCcactaaattatgaattaattataGTGAATTTGGTGCAGAAGAATATTGGatacatttttctttattttttggtgAAACATGAGAAATTGTAATTTAACTCCctttatactcttatgagtataactCTCTTTATATTAATaagtttttgaccattggatgaagagatgcaattagaatgatagtgccctcttagggttgagtgggtggttgattgaataatatgatctaacgggtggaaatgatcaaaagggtagatttagtggccaaaaatttatgaatataaaggggtctatactcataaaagtatagtagtcaAACCCATTTAACTAAAATTGGTAATAACTgagcaaataaacaaaagtTTTCATTAGAATTTTAGTTGCAGATGACGCGCTTTGTCCTCCACTCTAAATAGATAATAAGGCATGTATATTAACACCATATAatactcaaattaaaaaattataactgtaacagaaaaaaaaaaaaaaaaaaacattctcaTCTAATAGGGCATATCTATTGGGATTAGAAATATATAAGGGTATATCTATTGGTAGTTTTAAGTTTTCTTCCGTTGGATCTATCAGTTTAACCATTTTTACTAGTTCTATCACAGTACTCaatcaaccactcactcaaccatAAGAACCACTACAATCTTAACCacacattttttaatttaaaagtcgAAAATCTATAAGCATTAatgatttgatacttttaaaaagataaaagttcaaATTCATATGTATATGAGAAAAATTCGGCATCAAATATTGACCTAGATAAAGAGACACTTAATAGACGGGGTTATTAGTGTCCAAGCTGAGAGTACCCTTCCATGTCCCAAAGCAAAGGGAGCAAACCCACGGGAGAGTGAGCCCAACATGTCCTTTTTATATAGTTACCACCTCAAACTCACCACCAACCCTTATATATTgcaaacctctctctctctctctctctctctctctctctccacccatgTACCCTACCCACGTGCCTTTGCTTATtactactttctctctctctcccccctccccaCCTCCCACCATATAAAAGCACCTCCCTCTCTACATTCCACTACCatagcttcttcttcttcttcttcttcttcttcatatccAGCAACACATGCAACAATGGCTACAAGGAAGCACAACAAGCTATCGCAAGCTGCAGCACTAAAGCAGATGCTGAAGCGCCTCGGTCGGAGACAGTCGCAGCAGCACGACGACCACAAcgttgacgacgacgacgacgatgacgactaCGAAGCAGAAGACCGGAAGCTGCCCCTCGACGTGCCCAAGGGCCACTTTGCGGTGTACGTCGGCGAGCGCCGGAGCCGCTACATTGTGCCCATCTCCTACCTGGCCCGCCCGGAGTTCCAGTCGCTGCTCCGGCGGGCCGAGGAGGAGTTCGGCTTCCACCACGACACCAAGCTCACCATCCCCTGTGAGGAGGTCGTCTTCCGATCCCTCCTCACTTCAACTTCACAatgataaaaagagagagacatatatatctatacataccatatatatatatatatatatagctagactGGTACACTATCAGTAGCAAGGAGGTCTCtgtgctatcaagttattttcaattatgcagtttctaaatcgacgatcggctccgttagatttgatctacgctattaaaagtatttcaaaactaaatttcataattttttatctctctATATGTCACTGTGTCTATTAGTTCCTTTTTTACCATGAGAATTTTCATGGGTTTTAATtctgtatatatagagagtaaTTAATTGTATAATGTAATGTGAGTGGCGTTTGTAGAGAAATGCCCTGTAAGAGTTGATCGAttgattagttaattaatttgagGAAAGAAATTaagattagaattatgtatCTATGTTCTTCattattaattgaatttttgtacTTGTTCTGTGACGGCAAGGATGCGAAATTCGAATTGCGCAATGCCGACATTATAACCAAAAGTTAGTTGTAATCTTACAATTCTGTACATCCAATAACTCATattctttttactattcttatatatcatcttttttccttttaaaggGAGGATATCTATATCTAGCTATATCTATATCTGTACATTATTTTCCATAAAATTTGTCACATGATAATTTTTCCTTCACCCTGccttctctcctcttctcatTTTCTGATGCTTTGCCTTTCTACTCCCATCTCCGCCCGATGCTTCATCTTTCCACCTGCTCACTTTCCAATTAATGTATTCATATGGTCTATTGCCATCTAAACAAAtcattttcacaaaaaaaaaaaaccaagtaaAATAAGATCACTTCATAttcttttttcatattatttgtatttattaatgTTTCGtgacaaatcaaaaaattttaaaatttttactttatcaatcttctgttttttatagtattagccCGCTGCAATGCGCGGGTAACTTTACTAGTGATTACAATATTTGAATCAAAAGTTATACTTTGGATTGTAAACTTGGCATTTCTCTTTCCAATCACGGACTCCTTGGCACCGATTGTGGAGATTccatgaattttttaaaaaattttacaatttttttcttgcatttttcttgcctccctctttttctctatTACACACACTCTCTCAAACTTTTCACCCTAGGAGCCTCTCGGttacaaaaaaaatcttaaatgcATCAATTATATTGTTGAGGTGGCGTCAccaaccaatcaaattactttttttttggttcatcCGTTCTATCATacttattagaaaaatatttttattatattttttctgaaataaaaaaatataattggatGATGTGGTGTGACTAATACATGGTAGGATTCCTCCATCGGTCACACCAACTTACCTCATGCACTACAATTCCACTTCACAGagcaaaatgaataaaataaaataaaatccaatcCCATGCACAAGAATACATCTGGTTCACATGTAGTGTTTAACTacaattaaca
This window contains:
- the LOC109706123 gene encoding auxin-responsive protein SAUR50-like; amino-acid sequence: MATRKHNKLSQAAALKQMLKRLGRRQSQQHDDHNVDDDDDDDDYEAEDRKLPLDVPKGHFAVYVGERRSRYIVPISYLARPEFQSLLRRAEEEFGFHHDTKLTIPCEEVVFRSLLTSTSQ